A single genomic interval of Lynx canadensis isolate LIC74 chromosome A2, mLynCan4.pri.v2, whole genome shotgun sequence harbors:
- the CCDC71L gene encoding coiled-coil domain-containing protein 71L has translation MKRRRRRPREALAPAARGGASSAAGGAALEAPEEKVVYTRSQLSLANSSKALIDAFKLFVPRSTEFMSSDAELWSYLCSLKHQFSPHILRSKDVYSYSSLLAQVPDPRHQPPEARLQTRRPAARRRRHGARTVAVGQRKVPPPPPPSREDSSPRKPAAPGPYSGGRTLEESGRAATPTLTTLPTIRVVGDVWVESSLAEARRQARQVLGVNLEPVVRLCRFPVPRA, from the coding sequence ATGAAGAGGCGGCGGCGCAGGCCCCGGGAGGCCCTGGCCCCGGCCGCCCGGGGAGGAGCCTCTAGCGCTGCAGGAGGGGCCGCGCTGGAGGCGCCTGAGGAGAAGGTGGTGTACACGCGGTCGCAACTGTCGCTGGCCAACAGCAGCAAGGCGCTGATCGACGCTTTCAAGCTATTCGTGCCCCGCAGCACGGAGTTCATGAGCTCAGACGCGGAGCTCTGGAGCTACCTCTGCAGCCTCAAGCACCAGTTCTCCCCCCACATCCTGCGCAGCAAGGACGTCTACAGCTACTCCTCCCTCCTGGCCCAGGTCCCGGACCCCCGGCACCAGCCCCCCGAGGCCCGCCTCCAGACGCGCCGGCCAGCTGCCAGGAGGAGGCGCCACGGAGCCCGGACGGTCGCGGTCGGCCAGAGGAAGGTGCCGCCCCCGCCACCGCCGTCCCGCGAGGACAGCAGCCCTCGCAAGCCCGCGGCCCCCGGGCCCTACTCCGGGGGCCGCACCCTGGAGGAGAGTGGGAGGGCGGCCACCCCGACGCTGACCACCTTGCCCACCATCCGCGTAGTCGGCGACGTGTGGGTCGAGAGCAGCCTGGCAGAAGCGCGGCGCCAAGCGCGCCAAGTCCTGGGAGTGAACCTGGAACCCGTGGTGAGACTCTGCCGCTTCCCAGTGCCCCGGGCGTGA